From one Streptomyces sp. N50 genomic stretch:
- a CDS encoding replication initiator produces MRQIPETDLDAIRIAQDPQFPRWLEQITATGGCTHPIHLSGSTTTLDGTTGEILHHYDTRNEPGERLLVRCRNRRATVCAPCSRLHAGDTFHLVRAGLVGGKNVPTTVRNRPRLFVTLTAPSFGPVHGAGDRCRPRRDGGTCEHGRHLGCAAVHAPNDLLVGQPLCADCYDYPGHVLWHAHASKLWDRFVIDVRRRFASSAGLVQSRFADYARLSFARVAEYQKRAAVHVHAVVRLDGPAGPDDEPPAWGTADRLIDAVRASARRVLVHTPYSPAVGELALCWGAQVDARPLRADGDGPDDDAVAAYVAKYVTKGASETGAGIDHRVTTWDDVELAPVSEHVRTLMRTCWRLGVLPAYEPLHLRTWTHTLGYRGHILTKSRAYSTTYAALRAERAHHVGHVDIPDAITERNWRYVGSGHTPGAALIAAGIAEDIAMNREVAREEREAPR; encoded by the coding sequence CTGCGCCAGATACCCGAAACAGACCTCGACGCAATACGCATCGCCCAAGACCCCCAATTCCCGCGCTGGCTGGAGCAGATCACCGCAACCGGCGGCTGCACACACCCCATCCACCTCTCCGGCTCAACCACAACCCTGGACGGCACGACCGGCGAGATCCTCCACCACTACGACACCCGCAACGAACCCGGCGAACGCCTCCTCGTCCGCTGCCGCAACCGACGCGCAACCGTCTGCGCCCCCTGCTCCCGCCTCCATGCCGGGGACACCTTCCACCTCGTTCGCGCGGGTCTTGTGGGCGGCAAGAACGTTCCCACCACCGTCCGCAACCGACCCCGGCTCTTCGTCACCCTGACCGCCCCGTCGTTCGGGCCGGTCCACGGTGCAGGGGATCGGTGCCGTCCCCGCCGCGACGGCGGCACCTGCGAACACGGACGCCACCTCGGCTGCGCCGCAGTCCACGCCCCGAACGATCTCCTCGTCGGCCAACCCTTGTGCGCCGACTGCTACGACTACCCCGGCCACGTGCTGTGGCACGCGCACGCCTCCAAGTTGTGGGACCGCTTCGTCATCGACGTCCGGCGGCGCTTCGCTTCCTCGGCCGGCCTTGTACAGTCCCGCTTCGCCGATTACGCACGACTGTCCTTCGCCCGCGTCGCCGAGTACCAGAAGCGGGCGGCCGTCCACGTCCATGCCGTCGTCCGACTCGACGGCCCGGCCGGACCCGACGACGAACCCCCTGCCTGGGGCACGGCCGACCGGCTGATCGATGCCGTACGTGCCTCGGCTCGGCGGGTTCTGGTCCACACGCCCTACAGCCCGGCCGTGGGTGAACTGGCCTTGTGCTGGGGCGCCCAGGTCGACGCACGCCCACTGCGCGCTGACGGTGATGGACCCGACGATGACGCCGTGGCCGCGTACGTGGCCAAGTACGTCACCAAAGGAGCCAGCGAGACCGGCGCTGGCATCGACCACAGGGTGACCACCTGGGACGACGTCGAATTGGCACCGGTCAGCGAACACGTCCGCACCCTCATGCGCACCTGTTGGCGCCTCGGAGTTCTTCCCGCGTACGAGCCTCTGCACCTCCGCACCTGGACACACACGCTCGGGTACCGGGGACACATCCTCACCAAGTCCCGTGCCTACTCGACGACATACGCAGCACTCCGGGCCGAACGCGCCCACCACGTAGGCCACGTCGACATCCCCGACGCGATCACCGAACGGAACTGGCGCTACGTCGGCTCCGGCCACACCCCCGGCGCCGCACTCATCGCCGCTGGAATCGCCGAAGACATCGCCATGAACCGAGAGGTCGCCCGCGAAGAGCGTGAGGCGCCCCGGTGA
- a CDS encoding serine hydrolase domain-containing protein: MDVNGLVAEGFEPVRDAFVGNFEARGDRGAAVTVYRHGHRVVDLWAGTKDVDGSAPWERGTAQIVRSATKGVAAAALLLLAQRGELDLDAPVGEYWPEYKAAGKDRTLVWHLIAHRAGVPVLDRPLTPVQAADPVLAAEAVAAQAPVWEPGTDHGYHAQTYSWLTGELVRRVTGRSIGAWIADEIAGPVGADMWVGLPASEAGRVGRVAQLEAVTSDTGVLRARPKRSVSEAYADPDSLTRRAFGAITPMPDENDPAYQAAVLPASNGIATADGLARFYASLIGEVDGGARLFTPETVELARAERSSGPDRVLVINTRFGLGYMLHGSASPLLSDSSFGHPGRGGALGFADPASGIAFGYVTNSFRKSVTADPRAQALVRAVRGALT; encoded by the coding sequence TTCGAGCCGGTCAGGGATGCGTTCGTGGGGAACTTCGAGGCGCGCGGGGACCGGGGCGCGGCCGTGACGGTGTACCGGCACGGGCACCGGGTCGTGGACCTCTGGGCGGGCACGAAGGACGTGGACGGCAGCGCTCCCTGGGAGCGGGGCACGGCCCAGATCGTCCGCTCGGCGACGAAGGGCGTGGCAGCCGCCGCCCTGCTCCTGCTCGCACAGCGCGGGGAGCTGGACCTGGACGCTCCGGTCGGCGAGTACTGGCCGGAGTACAAGGCGGCGGGCAAGGACCGGACCCTCGTGTGGCATCTGATCGCGCATCGCGCGGGTGTGCCGGTGCTGGACCGGCCGCTGACCCCGGTGCAGGCCGCCGATCCAGTACTGGCCGCTGAGGCGGTCGCGGCGCAGGCGCCTGTGTGGGAACCGGGCACGGATCACGGCTATCACGCGCAGACGTACAGCTGGCTCACCGGTGAGCTGGTGCGGCGGGTGACGGGACGGTCGATCGGGGCCTGGATCGCGGACGAGATCGCGGGTCCGGTCGGGGCGGACATGTGGGTGGGCCTTCCGGCGAGCGAGGCGGGCCGGGTGGGCCGGGTCGCGCAGCTGGAGGCCGTGACATCGGACACAGGCGTCCTCCGCGCCCGCCCCAAGCGCTCGGTCTCCGAGGCCTACGCGGACCCCGACTCCCTCACCCGGCGCGCGTTCGGGGCGATCACCCCGATGCCGGACGAGAACGACCCGGCGTACCAGGCCGCCGTACTCCCCGCGTCGAACGGCATCGCGACGGCGGACGGACTGGCCCGTTTCTACGCGTCGCTGATCGGTGAAGTGGACGGCGGGGCACGGCTGTTCACCCCCGAGACGGTCGAGCTGGCCCGTGCGGAACGCTCGTCGGGACCGGACCGTGTGCTGGTGATCAACACCCGTTTCGGCCTCGGCTACATGCTGCACGGCAGCGCGTCCCCGCTCCTCTCCGACAGCTCCTTCGGCCACCCCGGACGGGGCGGCGCGCTGGGCTTCGCGGACCCCGCGTCGGGCATCGCGTTCGGGTATGTGACGAATTCGTTCCGCAAGAGCGTGACGGCTGATCCACGGGCGCAGGCCCTGGTCAGGGCGGTGCGCGGCGCCCTGACGTAG
- a CDS encoding alkaline phosphatase family protein codes for MQVTRQRRVSEKEQVNLFGRRVGRRAVLVTAGIAVALGVTGTAVASTYRFGTQQVGQTTANGQVISSDQYIKPYGSRTVVNDGKIMSSTVSPDGTHLAASVTDGDASLIVMDLATGQVEQKIGTNAADGLRITSAAVGQEGPTYSPDGKQLWLGQANGYTKFTVAADGTLSAPTAVPIAADGTKQALVGAAVFSADGSTVYSAVNGQNKVVAIDAATGTVKQTWAVGDAPRGIALVGGTLYVSNEGGRPAKPGDTTINSYGTDVVANPKTGASTTGTVSVIDTADPAAAVGTIAVGLHPTAVYAKNGAVFVTNTADNSVSVIDTRKGKVVQTIATQPWPEASVGYEPNAVTLTGDGRLLVTLGRANAVAVYRYTSPQQPARYIGLLPTDYFPSEITTVGKQVVVSNTRGVDALRPDAAGHNTHDTTSSLTRFTLPSDLTIRSQTAKVFRQNGWTPGSVTTARNKSHAKAVPVPARIGDPSTIKHVFLLVKENRTYDQVYGDLPQGDGDASLTQFGENVTPNQHALAEQFGLYDNFYDIGTNSAEGHNWLMQSDNPEYTESSAGEYTRSYDTENDVLGHQKSGFIWTGAQAAGKSVKDFGEFQSLETKPAGANWQNLYCDSKNMAATGAETAYPIKTGSAIPSLNDVSVQGFPLFDLDVPDIYKEQIWKQDFEKNGPANLNMFWFSNDHTGGPANAAAEVADNDLAVGRMVDTITHSSYWKDSAIFVVEDDSQAGLDHVDGHRAPVQVISPYAEHGTVDNHYYSQITMVRTVEQILGIHPMNQLDSAATPMYGAFTKKADDTPFTAVPNRTSLTLGVSPQPSCGSDTPAAQDTRAAAAPTSVAVPQAERKLAAQWKTWASHQRLTGPNAVPDYANPTQMNRYTWYQTHDWTRPYPGDKKVYAPNDVPGAYLPSPESDG; via the coding sequence ATGCAGGTAACGCGGCAACGCCGGGTCAGTGAGAAGGAGCAGGTCAACCTCTTCGGCAGACGGGTCGGCCGCCGGGCCGTGCTGGTGACGGCCGGTATCGCCGTCGCCCTCGGTGTCACGGGCACCGCGGTCGCCTCGACGTACCGGTTCGGCACCCAGCAGGTCGGCCAGACCACCGCCAACGGCCAGGTCATCTCCAGCGACCAGTACATCAAGCCGTACGGCAGCCGTACCGTCGTCAACGACGGCAAGATCATGTCGTCGACGGTCAGCCCGGACGGCACCCACCTCGCGGCCTCGGTCACCGACGGGGACGCCTCCCTGATCGTCATGGACCTCGCGACCGGGCAGGTCGAGCAGAAGATCGGCACCAACGCGGCGGACGGCCTGCGCATCACCAGCGCGGCCGTGGGCCAGGAAGGCCCGACCTACTCGCCCGACGGCAAGCAGCTGTGGCTCGGGCAGGCGAACGGCTACACGAAGTTCACCGTCGCCGCCGACGGCACCCTCTCCGCCCCAACTGCCGTGCCGATAGCGGCCGATGGCACCAAGCAGGCCCTCGTCGGCGCGGCCGTGTTCTCCGCCGACGGCTCCACCGTGTACTCGGCGGTCAACGGCCAGAACAAGGTCGTCGCCATCGACGCGGCCACCGGAACCGTCAAGCAGACCTGGGCAGTTGGCGACGCCCCGCGCGGAATCGCCCTGGTCGGCGGCACGTTGTACGTCAGCAACGAGGGCGGCCGCCCCGCGAAGCCCGGCGACACCACCATCAACTCCTACGGCACGGACGTCGTCGCCAACCCGAAGACCGGCGCCAGCACCACCGGCACCGTCAGCGTCATCGACACGGCGGACCCGGCAGCCGCCGTAGGAACCATCGCCGTAGGACTGCACCCGACCGCCGTGTACGCGAAGAACGGCGCGGTGTTCGTCACCAACACCGCCGACAACAGCGTCTCGGTCATCGACACCCGCAAGGGCAAGGTCGTGCAGACCATCGCCACCCAGCCGTGGCCCGAGGCGTCCGTCGGCTACGAGCCGAACGCGGTGACGCTCACCGGCGACGGCCGCCTGCTGGTGACGCTCGGCCGGGCCAACGCGGTCGCCGTCTACCGCTACACCTCCCCGCAGCAGCCCGCCCGCTACATCGGCCTGCTCCCCACGGACTACTTCCCCTCGGAGATCACCACCGTCGGCAAGCAGGTCGTCGTCTCCAACACGCGGGGGGTGGACGCGCTCCGCCCGGACGCCGCCGGCCACAACACCCACGACACGACGTCGAGCCTCACGCGGTTCACCCTGCCCAGCGACCTCACCATCAGGTCGCAGACCGCCAAGGTCTTCCGGCAGAACGGCTGGACGCCCGGCTCCGTCACCACCGCCAGGAACAAGAGCCACGCGAAGGCCGTCCCGGTCCCCGCGCGCATCGGCGACCCCTCGACGATCAAGCACGTCTTCCTGCTCGTGAAGGAGAACCGGACCTACGACCAGGTCTACGGCGACCTCCCGCAGGGCGACGGGGACGCCTCGCTCACCCAGTTCGGCGAGAACGTGACGCCCAACCAGCACGCGCTGGCCGAGCAGTTCGGGCTGTACGACAACTTCTACGACATCGGCACCAACTCCGCCGAGGGCCACAACTGGCTGATGCAGTCGGACAACCCGGAGTACACGGAGTCCTCGGCCGGCGAGTACACGCGCAGCTACGACACCGAGAACGACGTGCTGGGCCACCAGAAGTCCGGCTTCATCTGGACCGGCGCGCAGGCGGCCGGGAAGAGCGTCAAGGACTTCGGCGAGTTCCAGTCCCTGGAGACCAAGCCGGCCGGCGCGAACTGGCAGAACCTGTACTGCGACAGCAAGAACATGGCCGCGACGGGGGCCGAAACCGCCTATCCGATCAAGACGGGGTCGGCGATCCCCTCCCTCAACGACGTGTCGGTGCAGGGCTTCCCGCTGTTCGACCTCGACGTCCCGGACATCTACAAAGAGCAGATCTGGAAGCAGGACTTCGAGAAGAACGGCCCGGCGAACCTGAACATGTTCTGGTTCTCCAACGACCACACCGGCGGCCCGGCCAACGCCGCCGCCGAGGTCGCCGACAACGACCTCGCGGTCGGCCGGATGGTCGACACGATCACCCACAGTTCGTACTGGAAGGACTCGGCGATCTTCGTCGTCGAGGACGACTCCCAGGCCGGCCTCGACCACGTCGACGGGCACCGCGCCCCGGTCCAGGTCATCAGCCCGTACGCCGAGCACGGCACGGTCGACAACCACTACTACTCGCAGATCACCATGGTGCGCACGGTCGAGCAGATCCTCGGCATCCACCCGATGAACCAGCTCGACAGCGCGGCCACCCCGATGTACGGGGCGTTCACGAAGAAGGCGGACGACACCCCGTTCACGGCGGTGCCCAACCGCACCTCGCTGACCCTCGGCGTGAGCCCCCAGCCGTCCTGCGGCTCGGACACCCCGGCGGCCCAGGACACCAGGGCGGCGGCAGCGCCGACCTCCGTCGCGGTGCCGCAGGCCGAGCGGAAGCTCGCCGCCCAGTGGAAGACCTGGGCCTCGCACCAGCGGCTGACCGGCCCGAACGCCGTGCCCGACTACGCCAACCCCACCCAGATGAACCGCTACACCTGGTACCAGACCCACGACTGGACCAGGCCGTACCCCGGCGACAAGAAGGTCTACGCCCCGAACGACGTGCCCGGCGCCTACCTCCCGTCGCCGGAGTCCGACGGCTGA
- a CDS encoding recombinase family protein, translating into MSRSKLAKATITPGEPAAIYCRISHTKDEDQTGVDRQERICREVAERLQLRVEATHVYVDNNRSAWQRNRKRPGWDEMLKVMAEGGIRHVIVYHPDRLMRQPKDLEELLSIADDKRVLLHGEANRRDLSDPDDRFILRIEVAHACRSSDDTSRRLKEALKDKAREGRPHVGNRPYGYTSNGQAIIEEEAEIVREVFRRYLDGESPMGIAQDLTVRGVLSSKGKTWQPENVRHLLSSNFVAGVRIHQGEEVGTGTWPAIIDRGQWDEVQRFREYRAAQAKDKQKRPTRYYVLRGVVTCACGARMAGTNSVRYAYYRCTRADDVDQQKCDRSASAVPLEAFARDVAIRVLTNLDTAGYEPAATTRPEADVLADEKDRAKLEELKQLWLTDDDFTTADFHAMRAVVLKRVKERQRKTVKRPVVVLEGIAGPDAETNWQRLEEAEDYARMNAIYRFLFAAVVVHPPTRRGRGFDTGRVDIKPNPLD; encoded by the coding sequence ATGAGCCGATCGAAGTTAGCGAAGGCCACCATCACGCCGGGCGAGCCCGCTGCGATCTACTGCCGGATCTCCCACACCAAGGACGAGGATCAGACCGGAGTCGACCGCCAGGAACGCATCTGCCGGGAGGTAGCCGAACGGCTCCAACTCCGCGTCGAGGCAACCCACGTCTACGTGGACAACAACCGTTCGGCGTGGCAGCGCAACCGCAAGCGGCCCGGCTGGGACGAGATGTTGAAGGTGATGGCAGAAGGAGGGATCCGGCACGTCATCGTCTACCACCCCGACCGCCTCATGCGTCAGCCCAAGGACCTCGAAGAGTTGCTGTCGATAGCCGACGACAAGCGCGTACTCCTGCACGGAGAGGCGAACCGACGCGATCTGTCGGACCCCGACGACCGGTTCATCCTCCGCATCGAGGTGGCCCACGCGTGCCGCTCTTCTGACGACACGTCGCGACGGTTGAAAGAAGCGCTCAAAGACAAGGCGCGCGAAGGCAGGCCGCATGTGGGCAACCGTCCGTACGGCTACACCAGCAACGGTCAGGCGATCATCGAGGAAGAGGCGGAGATCGTCCGCGAGGTCTTCCGCCGGTACCTGGACGGCGAGTCACCCATGGGCATAGCCCAGGACCTCACAGTGCGAGGAGTGTTGTCGTCCAAGGGCAAGACGTGGCAGCCGGAGAACGTCCGCCATCTGCTGTCGTCCAACTTCGTGGCGGGTGTGCGTATCCACCAGGGCGAGGAAGTGGGAACCGGGACGTGGCCCGCCATCATCGATCGCGGTCAGTGGGATGAGGTTCAGCGGTTCCGGGAGTACCGGGCCGCACAGGCCAAGGACAAGCAGAAGCGCCCGACTCGGTACTACGTGCTGCGCGGAGTGGTGACGTGCGCGTGCGGGGCCCGCATGGCCGGCACCAACAGCGTCCGGTACGCCTACTACCGATGCACTCGCGCCGATGACGTCGATCAGCAGAAGTGCGATCGATCTGCCTCTGCGGTCCCTCTCGAAGCCTTCGCGCGGGATGTCGCGATCAGGGTCCTGACCAACTTGGACACGGCAGGCTACGAGCCAGCCGCGACCACGCGTCCCGAGGCCGATGTTCTCGCCGACGAGAAGGATCGGGCGAAGCTGGAGGAGCTGAAGCAACTGTGGCTCACGGACGACGACTTCACGACCGCCGACTTCCATGCCATGCGCGCCGTCGTCCTCAAGCGGGTGAAGGAACGTCAGCGGAAGACCGTGAAGAGGCCGGTCGTCGTCCTGGAGGGCATCGCCGGGCCGGACGCCGAGACCAACTGGCAGAGGCTCGAAGAGGCGGAGGACTACGCACGCATGAACGCGATCTATCGGTTCCTGTTTGCCGCCGTGGTCGTCCACCCGCCGACGAGGAGGGGTAGAGGGTTCGACACTGGCCGGGTGGACATCAAGCCGAACCCGCTGGACTAG
- a CDS encoding ABC transporter ATP-binding protein, which produces MDTLHAVRASGITRCFGDVVALDSVDLDVTQGQIHGLVGPNGAGKTTLLGLLLGLAVPDGGRLEILGTPVERALAVPDGVAGFVDAPGLYPSLTARQNLAALAGLRGEDARTAGIDDVLDQVGLTDVADDKARGFSLGMRQRLGLAAALLTRPRLLVLDEPANGLDPAGKRHVHRVLNRLAAEGTSVVLSSHHMDDLEALCAEVTILDTGRVVFSGPLNKLAAENRELDYRVRTSDPDAARRQADGTAGVRVLDGVQQDGEVLVVRALVPALDELVAGLVRSGVAVRELAPVISPLEAAFLALTERREDGR; this is translated from the coding sequence ATGGACACACTCCACGCGGTCCGGGCCAGTGGGATCACCAGGTGTTTCGGCGATGTCGTCGCACTCGACAGCGTCGACCTGGACGTGACACAGGGGCAGATCCACGGACTGGTCGGACCGAACGGCGCCGGGAAGACGACACTGCTCGGCCTGCTGCTGGGGCTGGCCGTCCCCGACGGCGGTCGGCTGGAGATCCTGGGCACGCCGGTGGAGCGTGCGCTCGCCGTGCCGGACGGCGTCGCGGGGTTCGTGGACGCGCCCGGTCTGTATCCGTCGCTCACCGCCCGGCAGAACCTCGCCGCGCTGGCCGGCCTCCGGGGCGAGGACGCGCGGACCGCGGGGATCGACGACGTGCTCGACCAGGTCGGGCTCACCGATGTCGCCGACGACAAGGCCCGCGGCTTCTCCCTCGGCATGCGCCAGCGGCTCGGGCTCGCCGCCGCCCTGCTCACCAGACCCCGGCTGCTCGTGCTCGACGAACCCGCCAACGGCCTTGATCCGGCCGGGAAGAGACACGTGCACCGTGTTCTCAACCGGCTCGCCGCGGAGGGCACGAGCGTGGTGCTCTCCAGTCATCACATGGACGACCTGGAGGCGTTGTGCGCCGAGGTCACCATCCTCGACACCGGACGCGTGGTGTTCTCCGGGCCGCTGAACAAGCTCGCCGCCGAGAACCGTGAACTCGACTACCGGGTGCGGACATCCGACCCGGACGCCGCACGTCGGCAGGCCGACGGCACGGCCGGGGTACGGGTCCTCGACGGCGTCCAGCAGGACGGCGAGGTCCTCGTCGTGCGCGCCCTTGTGCCCGCTCTCGATGAACTCGTCGCGGGGCTGGTGCGGTCGGGGGTCGCGGTGCGTGAACTCGCCCCTGTCATATCGCCACTTGAGGCCGCGTTCCTCGCCCTCACCGAGCGCCGGGAGGACGGTCGATGA
- a CDS encoding metallophosphoesterase family protein produces the protein MRCCLSAPLAALAALPTPYDVLRSGTLLAPALLRAAHVRPARGGHRQLAAVHLELVTLTEDSAVITWHTRTPGTDDGFGNPLPAVTEGEVVYGTHPAHLNRTAAEERLTAHHQVELTGLEPGQTYYYRARSRGVPAVPTPLHHVRGNAVGTSRHGFGGSRTGTYSFTTPQPPPGRHLLSIALCNDLHLGETTAGLVAGVPGMRGISQAAGLAAYPEIMSRALVEEARRRGADVLLAAGDLSAGGGPRDVTAARRILDGFGALGRDYLVVRGNHDRPPAHWADPFGDTFTSTGTPGYFAHDLGGLRVLGLDTYAKAGNGGDAGGLGAEQLSWFQAQLRADPERPTLVFGHHPLTVRDSVFPVTRGQSLDRKQARAIVDAYVSAPGVFLHHAGHTHRNKRTVLNRAPHVVQQEVAAAKDYPGGFSLLRIHSGGYALNHYKAGAAEAREWGERARRVAGGLWPHHALGRSATDRNSVRAHDLSGVVPRQPSDSGDGR, from the coding sequence ATGCGCTGCTGTCTCTCCGCTCCCCTCGCGGCTCTCGCCGCGCTCCCCACTCCCTACGACGTCCTGCGCTCCGGCACACTCCTCGCCCCCGCGCTGCTGCGTGCCGCCCACGTCCGTCCCGCGCGCGGTGGACACCGCCAACTGGCCGCCGTCCACCTGGAGTTGGTCACCCTCACCGAGGACAGCGCCGTCATCACCTGGCACACCCGGACCCCCGGCACCGACGACGGCTTCGGCAACCCGCTCCCCGCGGTCACGGAGGGCGAGGTCGTCTACGGCACCCACCCGGCCCACCTGAACCGCACCGCGGCCGAGGAGCGCCTCACCGCGCACCACCAGGTGGAGCTGACCGGCCTGGAACCCGGGCAGACGTACTACTACCGGGCGCGCTCCCGGGGTGTCCCCGCCGTACCGACCCCGCTGCACCACGTGCGCGGCAACGCGGTCGGCACCTCCCGGCACGGTTTCGGGGGCTCACGGACCGGCACGTACTCCTTCACCACGCCCCAGCCCCCGCCCGGCAGGCACCTGTTGTCGATCGCCCTCTGCAACGACCTGCACCTCGGCGAGACCACCGCGGGCCTGGTCGCCGGCGTGCCCGGCATGCGCGGGATATCGCAGGCGGCGGGTCTCGCGGCCTATCCGGAGATCATGAGCCGGGCGCTGGTCGAGGAGGCCCGGCGGCGCGGCGCGGACGTGCTGCTGGCCGCCGGGGACCTGTCGGCGGGCGGCGGGCCGCGGGACGTGACCGCGGCGCGGCGCATCCTGGACGGCTTCGGCGCGCTCGGCCGGGACTACCTCGTCGTCCGCGGCAACCACGACCGCCCGCCGGCCCACTGGGCCGACCCCTTCGGCGACACGTTCACCTCCACCGGCACCCCGGGCTACTTCGCGCACGACCTCGGCGGACTGCGCGTCCTCGGCCTCGACACCTACGCCAAGGCGGGCAACGGCGGCGACGCGGGCGGCCTGGGTGCCGAGCAACTGTCCTGGTTCCAGGCCCAGTTGAGGGCGGACCCGGAGCGGCCGACGCTCGTCTTCGGCCACCATCCGCTGACGGTACGGGACTCCGTGTTCCCGGTGACGCGGGGCCAGAGCCTCGACCGGAAGCAGGCCCGCGCGATCGTCGACGCGTACGTCTCGGCGCCGGGCGTCTTCCTGCACCACGCGGGGCACACCCACCGCAACAAGAGAACCGTCCTGAACCGCGCCCCGCACGTCGTCCAGCAGGAGGTCGCCGCCGCCAAGGACTACCCCGGCGGTTTCTCCCTGCTGCGGATCCACTCCGGCGGCTACGCCCTCAACCACTACAAGGCCGGCGCCGCCGAGGCCCGTGAGTGGGGCGAGCGCGCCCGGCGCGTGGCGGGCGGACTGTGGCCGCACCACGCGCTGGGCCGCTCGGCCACGGACCGCAACAGCGTCCGCGCCCACGACCTGTCCGGCGTCGTGCCGCGTCAGCCGTCGGACTCCGGCGACGGGAGGTAG
- a CDS encoding ABC transporter permease — MTATVIVTGPAAVTRRVPVARAYRFELVKLVSQWRIRLLVLACWIAPALFVAGVSQQSTLPSDTLFGRWMLTTGWAGPLVVLGFAGTWALPLLTSVVAGDVFAAEDRLGTWRHLLVAVRSPRRIFAAKALASLTVILMLVAGLVGSSVVGGLLAVGNRQLVGLDGHLLAPGDAAGRALLAWLCALAPTLALAAIGLLGSVALGRSPMGLLLPPLVALAMQVAQMLPLPVAVRLALPGYAFISWNGLFTSPAQLAPLLVGVAVSLVWAALATALACLLFVRRDFTNPAYDGSGRRALTVGLLPLAALTALTVGAVAVATPSTGSGIGQDKVQRSLATAFAHLYRMQTGQLHRPAVTEAQLRTSAACTKSDGQAAQEGPGNDWRCVVSWHLPGVAVTGTAIYQLDIGPDGRYVADGDGPKEVNGYFLVRTSTGDTPNPLWQFDGNVDLLDTTSKG, encoded by the coding sequence ATGACCGCCACCGTCATCGTCACCGGGCCCGCCGCTGTCACCCGGCGTGTTCCGGTCGCCCGCGCCTACCGCTTCGAACTGGTCAAGCTCGTCTCGCAGTGGCGGATCCGGCTGCTGGTACTCGCGTGCTGGATCGCGCCCGCGCTCTTCGTCGCCGGGGTGAGTCAGCAGAGCACGCTGCCCTCCGACACGCTCTTCGGGCGCTGGATGCTCACCACGGGGTGGGCCGGACCGCTGGTGGTGCTGGGGTTCGCGGGCACCTGGGCGCTGCCGTTGCTGACCTCGGTCGTCGCCGGTGACGTGTTCGCCGCCGAGGACCGGCTCGGCACCTGGCGTCATCTGCTGGTGGCGGTCCGCTCGCCCCGGCGGATCTTCGCGGCGAAGGCCCTCGCCAGTCTCACCGTCATCCTGATGCTGGTGGCCGGGCTGGTCGGTTCCAGCGTGGTCGGCGGGCTACTGGCGGTCGGGAACCGGCAGTTGGTCGGTCTCGACGGTCATCTGCTGGCGCCGGGGGACGCCGCCGGCCGGGCGCTGCTCGCCTGGCTCTGCGCGCTCGCCCCGACCCTGGCCCTCGCCGCGATCGGACTCCTCGGATCGGTCGCGCTGGGGCGGTCCCCGATGGGGCTGCTGCTGCCCCCGCTGGTCGCGCTCGCGATGCAGGTCGCCCAGATGCTGCCGCTGCCGGTGGCCGTCCGCCTCGCCCTGCCCGGTTACGCCTTCATCTCCTGGAACGGCCTGTTCACCAGTCCGGCCCAGCTCGCCCCGCTCCTCGTCGGCGTCGCGGTCAGCCTCGTGTGGGCCGCGCTCGCCACCGCACTGGCCTGTCTGCTGTTCGTACGGCGGGACTTCACCAACCCGGCCTACGACGGGTCCGGGCGCCGCGCGCTCACCGTAGGCCTGCTGCCGCTCGCCGCGCTGACCGCCCTCACCGTCGGGGCGGTCGCCGTGGCCACCCCCTCGACGGGTTCCGGGATCGGGCAGGACAAGGTCCAGCGGTCCCTCGCCACCGCCTTCGCCCACCTCTACCGGATGCAGACCGGCCAGCTCCACCGTCCCGCCGTCACCGAGGCGCAGCTGCGGACCTCGGCGGCCTGCACCAAGAGCGACGGGCAGGCCGCCCAGGAGGGACCCGGCAACGACTGGCGCTGCGTGGTGAGTTGGCACCTCCCCGGTGTCGCGGTCACGGGGACGGCGATCTACCAGCTCGACATCGGCCCGGACGGACGGTACGTGGCCGACGGCGACGGGCCGAAGGAAGTCAACGGCTACTTCCTGGTCCGGACTTCGACCGGGGACACCCCGAACCCGCTCTGGCAGTTCGACGGCAACGTCGACCTGCTCGACACCACCTCGAAGGGATAG